A portion of the Sulfuriferula sp. AH1 genome contains these proteins:
- a CDS encoding RtcB family protein yields the protein MNLQGLNEISPYCWRIPENAAEHRAPVLLYGSEPLLASMDEKVREQISNVARLPGLVGAAMTMPDAHWGYGFPIGGVAAFDAEQGGIISAGGVGFDISCGIRALRTNLTLGDLVPQAERLANALFQAIPAGVGEEGSLRLSPSQLDAVMLGGAEWAIQHGYGKREDLAYIEENGCIGGAVPENVSDFAKKRQRGEMGTLGSGNHYLEVQIVDRIYDAEAAQAFGLSEGQVLVSIHCGSRGLGHQIGTEYLLSLAKAAGRLGITLPDRELACAPINSPEGQAYLGAMNAAINVALANRQILTHLTREVFGEVFPHSALETLFDVSHNTCKLEKHVYEGRERWLYIHRKGATRAFGPHHPSLPARYQEAGQPVIIGGSMGTGSYVLAGTRESENKAWSSASHGAGRAMSRNAALKFWRGRELIDELALRGILIRTKSMRGAAEEAPGAYKDVGKVAEATEKAGLAKRVAFLRPKVCIKG from the coding sequence ATGAACCTGCAGGGCCTGAATGAAATTTCGCCCTATTGCTGGCGTATTCCGGAAAATGCCGCAGAACACCGTGCTCCGGTGCTGCTGTACGGCAGCGAGCCGCTGCTGGCGAGCATGGATGAGAAGGTGCGCGAACAGATCAGCAATGTCGCCCGGCTGCCCGGGCTGGTCGGCGCTGCGATGACCATGCCGGACGCGCACTGGGGTTACGGTTTCCCCATCGGCGGAGTAGCCGCCTTTGATGCGGAGCAGGGTGGCATCATCTCTGCCGGCGGGGTCGGCTTCGATATTTCCTGCGGCATCCGCGCGCTGCGCACCAATCTGACTCTCGGCGATCTGGTGCCGCAAGCAGAACGCCTCGCTAATGCGCTGTTTCAGGCTATTCCGGCCGGGGTGGGGGAGGAGGGTTCATTGCGGCTTAGCCCGTCCCAGCTCGATGCAGTCATGCTCGGCGGCGCGGAATGGGCCATCCAGCACGGCTACGGCAAACGCGAAGACCTCGCCTATATCGAAGAAAACGGCTGTATCGGCGGAGCCGTGCCGGAAAACGTGTCCGATTTCGCCAAAAAACGTCAGCGCGGCGAAATGGGTACCCTCGGCTCCGGCAATCATTACCTGGAAGTGCAGATAGTCGACCGCATTTACGACGCCGAAGCGGCACAGGCCTTTGGCTTGAGCGAAGGCCAGGTTCTGGTGTCCATCCACTGCGGTTCGCGCGGCCTCGGCCACCAGATCGGTACCGAATATCTGTTGAGTCTGGCCAAAGCTGCCGGCCGTCTGGGAATTACTCTGCCCGACCGCGAGCTTGCCTGTGCGCCAATCAACTCACCCGAAGGCCAGGCTTATCTGGGCGCGATGAATGCCGCGATCAACGTAGCGTTGGCCAACCGTCAGATACTCACCCACCTCACCCGCGAGGTATTTGGCGAAGTGTTCCCGCACAGCGCGCTGGAAACCCTGTTCGATGTGTCGCACAACACCTGCAAGCTGGAAAAACATGTGTATGAGGGCCGGGAAAGATGGCTCTACATCCACCGCAAAGGCGCGACCCGCGCGTTCGGCCCTCATCATCCATCCTTGCCGGCGCGGTACCAGGAAGCCGGGCAGCCCGTCATCATCGGCGGCAGTATGGGCACCGGCTCCTACGTGCTGGCGGGAACCCGCGAAAGTGAAAACAAAGCCTGGTCATCCGCCAGCCACGGTGCCGGCAGGGCCATGAGCCGCAATGCCGCGCTCAAGTTCTGGCGCGGCAGGGAGCTGATCGATGAACTGGCGCTCCGCGGCATCCTGATTCGTACCAAGTCCATGCGCGGTGCGGCCGAGGAAGCGCCCGGCGCTTACAAGGACGTGGGTAAGGTGGCAGAAGCCACGGAAAAAGCCGGCCTCGCCAAACGGGTGGCGTTTTTGCGGCCCAAGGTCTGCATCAAGGGTTGA
- a CDS encoding archease, translated as MAEHTYSYFDHDADIGIVGQGSTPEAAFVAAAEAMFAIMADLRCIEPRNEIVIAFDEDDLEFALVTWLNLLLAEARSHGLILGKFQLSRDGSHWRGRVWGEPWRETLERGVEVKGATLTMLSVRHMDNLWDARCIVDV; from the coding sequence ATGGCCGAACACACATATTCCTACTTTGATCACGATGCAGATATCGGCATTGTCGGGCAGGGCAGCACGCCCGAAGCGGCATTTGTTGCGGCGGCGGAAGCCATGTTCGCGATCATGGCTGATTTGCGCTGCATCGAGCCCAGGAACGAGATCGTCATCGCGTTTGATGAGGACGATCTGGAGTTCGCGCTGGTGACCTGGCTCAATCTGCTGCTCGCGGAAGCGCGCAGCCACGGCCTGATCTTGGGGAAATTCCAGCTCAGCCGCGACGGCAGCCACTGGCGCGGGCGGGTCTGGGGCGAACCCTGGCGCGAGACGCTGGAGCGCGGGGTGGAAGTCAAAGGCGCCACGCTGACCATGCTCTCGGTACGCCACATGGACAATTTGTGGGATGCGCGTTGCATAGTCGATGTCTGA
- a CDS encoding DUF2339 domain-containing protein: MAEVDERLTSIESRLTRLEQLLQTLAARTESPEPAPLAQAASAAAMRPTLTKKPVVSHTHDNISVTNILGWTGATALVLAAAYLIRLAIDSGWLTPERQIALAVLGGFALIGIGLALRKSDKNYASLLPAGGLVVLFMSTYGAHLYYHLIGAHTAVGAVILICLGALWLGRLFESELYALFAVTGSYSAPFLLPNLTSSVTDLVIYFSAWSVLFSIYSIWIGKRRVYLLASYMALLGFNAIWTLTSPDSWVEALVFQAAQFIIFLVGAVTFSIKRNSPMDQNAAIAHLPLLLIFYALQYSLLQHNLPDFAPWIAIGSAAVLLAGYLVAKHVIKAPLQSGSILVGAYAALVLFHAGYLESVPAEWAPWVALSLLPVLAGYFLVKGELTAIVWPLRLTIGVIFVINYLRVLAEDDLHLIPAHDLLALIYALQLYAGYYFARRIPALIAFDSPLLYAGHIALMSAAYQVFDGRLTVSFAWGIIGISCLAIALGKKDKILGKSSLLIFAISAAKVLLFDLSDAAPLIRIACLFVLGVTLYAGGWMYRKVDAMEQPARFNN, from the coding sequence ATGGCTGAAGTGGACGAACGTTTAACCAGCATCGAGTCGCGCCTGACCCGACTGGAGCAGCTACTGCAAACGCTGGCTGCGCGCACCGAATCACCCGAACCGGCACCACTGGCGCAAGCGGCGAGCGCGGCGGCCATGCGCCCTACGCTGACCAAAAAACCTGTCGTCAGCCATACTCACGACAATATTTCCGTCACTAATATCCTCGGCTGGACCGGCGCCACCGCACTGGTGCTGGCAGCGGCCTATCTGATCCGACTGGCGATCGATTCCGGCTGGCTCACGCCCGAACGCCAGATTGCCCTGGCGGTACTCGGCGGTTTCGCCCTCATCGGCATCGGGCTGGCCCTGCGCAAATCGGATAAAAATTACGCCAGCCTGTTACCGGCTGGCGGTCTGGTGGTGCTGTTCATGTCCACCTATGGCGCGCATCTCTACTATCACCTGATAGGCGCTCACACCGCCGTGGGTGCGGTGATACTGATCTGCCTCGGCGCATTGTGGCTGGGCAGGCTGTTCGAAAGCGAACTCTATGCGCTGTTTGCGGTGACCGGCTCGTATTCGGCGCCGTTTTTATTGCCCAACCTCACCAGCTCGGTGACCGATCTGGTGATCTATTTCTCGGCGTGGAGCGTGCTCTTCAGCATCTATTCCATTTGGATTGGCAAACGCCGGGTATATCTGCTGGCGTCATACATGGCGCTGCTGGGATTCAATGCGATCTGGACACTGACTTCGCCCGACAGCTGGGTCGAAGCGCTGGTGTTTCAGGCAGCGCAATTCATCATCTTTCTGGTGGGTGCGGTTACCTTTTCCATCAAGCGCAACAGCCCGATGGATCAGAATGCAGCCATCGCCCATTTGCCGCTGCTGCTGATTTTCTACGCGCTGCAATACAGCCTGTTACAACACAATCTGCCCGACTTCGCGCCGTGGATTGCGATAGGCAGTGCAGCCGTGCTGCTGGCCGGCTATCTGGTGGCGAAGCATGTCATCAAGGCGCCGCTGCAATCCGGCAGCATACTGGTCGGGGCCTACGCTGCTCTTGTCCTGTTTCACGCCGGCTATCTGGAATCGGTGCCTGCGGAATGGGCCCCGTGGGTGGCGTTATCGCTGCTGCCGGTATTGGCCGGCTATTTCCTGGTCAAAGGCGAGCTCACAGCCATTGTGTGGCCGCTGCGGCTGACGATCGGCGTGATCTTCGTGATCAACTACCTGCGCGTACTCGCTGAAGACGACTTGCATCTCATCCCTGCCCACGACTTGCTGGCGCTGATCTATGCGCTGCAGCTGTATGCCGGCTATTATTTCGCGCGTCGCATCCCGGCGTTAATCGCATTTGACAGCCCGTTGCTGTATGCCGGACACATTGCGCTGATGAGCGCGGCGTATCAGGTATTCGATGGCCGGCTTACCGTGTCCTTCGCCTGGGGCATCATCGGCATCAGCTGTCTGGCGATCGCACTGGGCAAAAAGGACAAGATACTGGGCAAATCGTCGCTGCTGATCTTTGCGATATCGGCGGCCAAAGTGCTGCTGTTCGACCTGTCCGACGCAGCGCCGCTGATACGCATAGCCTGCCTGTTCGTGCTGGGAGTGACGCTCTACGCTGGCGGCTGGATGTATCGCAAGGTCGATGCGATGGAGCAACCGGCACGGTTCAATAATTAA
- a CDS encoding VF530 family DNA-binding protein has protein sequence MATHTSSDPLHGVTLEQILNRLVEYYGWVVMAQHVNIRCFTHDPSIKSSLQFLRRTPWARAKVEALYLQYCDECAPD, from the coding sequence ATGGCAACGCATACTTCCTCTGACCCGCTGCATGGCGTCACGCTGGAACAAATACTCAACCGGCTGGTCGAGTATTATGGCTGGGTGGTCATGGCGCAGCATGTCAATATCAGATGCTTTACCCATGACCCGAGTATCAAATCCAGCCTGCAATTCCTGCGCCGGACGCCCTGGGCACGGGCAAAAGTGGAAGCGCTGTATTTGCAGTATTGCGATGAGTGCGCCCCTGATTAA
- a CDS encoding DUF1456 family protein: protein MENNNDVLRSIRYALDLPDAAIGEMVRLAGGEIAPERIPGLLKKEDEAGYAACDDMLLMDFLDGLIIHKRGPSDIKPAPVKRLTNNIILKKLRIAFELKEEDLHDIIKLAGFQISKPELSAIFRNPDSKNYRVCGDQLLRYFLKGLSLRLRG, encoded by the coding sequence GTGGAAAACAATAACGATGTATTGCGCAGCATACGCTACGCGCTGGATCTGCCCGATGCGGCCATCGGCGAGATGGTCAGACTGGCAGGCGGCGAGATTGCGCCCGAGCGGATTCCTGGTCTGCTGAAAAAGGAAGATGAAGCCGGTTATGCGGCGTGCGATGACATGTTGCTGATGGATTTTCTGGACGGGCTGATCATTCACAAGCGCGGCCCCAGCGACATCAAGCCGGCGCCGGTCAAGCGCCTGACCAACAACATCATCCTGAAAAAGCTGCGCATCGCGTTTGAGCTGAAAGAGGAGGACCTGCATGACATCATCAAGCTGGCGGGTTTCCAGATATCCAAGCCGGAATTGAGCGCGATCTTCAGGAATCCCGACAGCAAGAATTATCGGGTATGCGGTGACCAGTTGCTTAGATACTTCCTTAAAGGCCTGAGCCTGCGCCTGCGCGGTTAG